One Novosphingobium sp. 9U genomic window, GCCCTCCTGCATGCCGGTGAAGCCTGCCTGCGATCTCCAGTTCAAGCAAGGCCAGCTGGACGGACGCTGAAGTCGCGCCCGACTGGCGGATCAGCTCGTCCACGCCGATCGGCGCCAGGGTGAGCAGACCGACCACTTCCGCAGACTCCGCCGGATCAGGTTCGTGCCACGGTGTAGTCGACGAGAACTCGCGAAAGCTGGAGCGCGCAGCACCATCGAAACCGGAGAGCAGTTCGACCACATCCTCGGGCCGCTGCACCAGGATCGCGCCATCGCGGATCAGCTGGTTGCAGCCGTGTGAGCGCGAATCGAGCGGGGAGCCGGGGATCGCCATGATCTCGCGCCCGAACTCCCCGGCGAGGCGTGCGGTGATTAGCGAGCCGGACTTGGGGGCCGCCTCGACCACCAGCGTGCCGGCGGCAAGGCCGGCGATGATGCGGTTGCGGGTTGGGAAGTGGCGCGCGAGCGGCTCGGTGCGCGGCGGTTGCTCGGCGAGCAGTACGCCCTCGTTGGCGATACGCTCCTGCAGTTCGGCATGTTCGGGCGGATAGGCGATGTCGATGCCGCTCGCGATCACGCCGACGGTCCGGCCCTCGCCCGCCGCCAGCGCACCGGTATGCGCGGCGCCATCGATACCGCGAGCAAGACCCGAAACGACGGTAAAGCCGGCCTCGGCCAGGCCATGCGAGAAATCGCGCGCCAGCTTCACCGCGGCGCCCGAGGCATTGCGTGCGCCAACCACGGCGACGCAAGGGGCGTGCAAGTGGCTGGGATCGCCGCGCATGGTCAGGATCGGCGGCGCGCCTTCGGCCTCGGCAAGGAGCGGCGGGTAATCCGGCGAGTCGTCAAACAGATAGCGCGCGCCCGCCTTGCGAACGGCAGCGACCTCGGCAGCGACACGTCCCTCGGCGGCGGGAGTGTAGGCCTTGCCAGAGCGGCCGACCATGTCCGGCAACGCGTCCAACGCCGCGCTCGCCGTGCCGAAGCGGGCGAGCAGCTGCCGGTAGCTTACCGGGCCGATGTTGGGCGATCTCAGCAGGCGGATGCGGGCAAGCGCCTCGTCCTGCGTCAGCGCCGACCCCGCGCTCACGGCTTGGCCGCGCCGATCCGCGGCTCGGTGCCGCTACGCAGCCGCGCGATGTTGGCGCGATGCATCCAGACCACCAGCACGGCGAGCACCACCAGGGCGGGCACATACGCCTGGTAACCGAGCAGCAGTGCCGCGATCGGCGCTCCGACAGCTGCGGTCATCCCACCCAGTGAAGAGATCCGCGCAAGCGCCAGCACGCCAAGCCAGAGCACCGCGTAAGCCAGGCCGATCGGCCAGGCCAAGCCGAAGCACACACCCGCGAGCGTCGCGACGCCCTTGCCGCCGCGGAAGCGCAGCCACACCGGAAAGCAATGGCCCACCACCGCACCAACAGCGGCAAACGGCTCGCTCCCCGGCCAGATCGCACGCGCGATCAGCACCGCCGCGAGGCCTTTCGTCAGGTCGAGCAGCAGCGTCGTCGCCGCCAGTCCTTTGCGGCCGGTGCGCAGCACATTGGTCGCACCAATGTTGCCCGAGCCGATCGAACGCAAGTCGCCCGCGCCGGTCAACCTCGTGAGCAGCAGCCCGAACGGCACGGACCCGAGCAGATAGCCCAGGATGGCAGCAAGAATCTCGCTCATCGCCGCGTCTTAACCGCTCCCCAGGCGATTGGCGACGCCCTGTTGCCCTCTGCCGCGCAGCCTCGCTAACAGACGCAGCGACTTCCGCCCGAAAGGACCTTGCGTTTTGGACCGTACTCAAGACCCGGTGGCGCCGGTCCTGCTGTTCGACTCGGGCGTGGGCGGGCTCACTGTCTTGGCCGAGCTGCGGCGGGTGCTGCCGCAAGCGCCGGTGGTCTACGTCGCCGATACCGCGGGCCTGCCCTATGGCACCAAGACCGAAGCGCAGATCGCCGCGCGCGTGGCCGGGCTACTGGGGCGCCTCACCGAGCGGTTAAAGCCGCGCCTGGTCTGCATCGCCTGCAACACCGCCTCGACCATCGCCTTGGGCATGGTGCGCGAGGTGCTGGAAGTGCCGATTGTCGGCACCGTGCCCGCCATCAAGCCCGCTGCCGCGCTCACCCACAGCGGCGTCATCGGCCTGCTCGGCACGCAAGCGACGATCCGTCAGGCCTATGTCGACCGGCTGGAACACGAGTTCGCTGCGGGCAAGCACCTGCTGCGCCATGGTGCGCCCGATCTCGTGGACGCCGCCGAGGCCAAGCTGCGCGGCGAAACGCCCGATGCCGAGGCGATCGCATCCGCCGTGGACGCCTTACGCAGCATGCCAGGCGGTGCGGACATCGACACGGTGGTCCTCGCCTGCACGCACTTCCCGCTGCTGGAGGACGAACTTGCCGCCGCGTTCGGGCCTGGAGTCGGCTTCGTTCACGGCGCGGAAGGCATCGCTCGCCAGATCGCGCGGCTGCTCGAAGGTCAGGAATTCGTTCGCAAACTTGCCGACTTCGCGCTAACCACACGGCCGGGCGCATCCTGGGACGCGTATGCACAAGCACTCGCGGGCTACGGGCTGGAGGGGGTCGGGGCTGTTTGACGCGCAAGCTGAATGTCGTCCTTCTCATCCTGCTGCTGGTCATCGGAGCGCCCTTCACCTGGCTGCTTCTGAACGCGTCCACACGCGGCACGCAGGCCAAGCCGGTCACCATCGCCCAGCTGCGGCAACTCGCCGAATCCATGCCCGGCCCGGCACCCACCCAGGTGCGCTACGAGGCCGTCGGCGATCGCCATGTGATGAGCGATCTGCTCGCTGCCGGCTCGGGCCTGCGACCGGTCCCCTTCATGATCCGCGCGTACGAACTGGTCGGCGCTGACGGTACGCTGGCGACGATTGATCGCGGCCTGAACCGCGAACTGGCGGAACGGCGCCGGCTCTCGCACTATGATCCGATGGCGCAACGCATGGTCGAGCGAGCG contains:
- the murI gene encoding glutamate racemase; translated protein: MDRTQDPVAPVLLFDSGVGGLTVLAELRRVLPQAPVVYVADTAGLPYGTKTEAQIAARVAGLLGRLTERLKPRLVCIACNTASTIALGMVREVLEVPIVGTVPAIKPAAALTHSGVIGLLGTQATIRQAYVDRLEHEFAAGKHLLRHGAPDLVDAAEAKLRGETPDAEAIASAVDALRSMPGGADIDTVVLACTHFPLLEDELAAAFGPGVGFVHGAEGIARQIARLLEGQEFVRKLADFALTTRPGASWDAYAQALAGYGLEGVGAV
- the dprA gene encoding DNA-processing protein DprA; this encodes MSAGSALTQDEALARIRLLRSPNIGPVSYRQLLARFGTASAALDALPDMVGRSGKAYTPAAEGRVAAEVAAVRKAGARYLFDDSPDYPPLLAEAEGAPPILTMRGDPSHLHAPCVAVVGARNASGAAVKLARDFSHGLAEAGFTVVSGLARGIDGAAHTGALAAGEGRTVGVIASGIDIAYPPEHAELQERIANEGVLLAEQPPRTEPLARHFPTRNRIIAGLAAGTLVVEAAPKSGSLITARLAGEFGREIMAIPGSPLDSRSHGCNQLIRDGAILVQRPEDVVELLSGFDGAARSSFREFSSTTPWHEPDPAESAEVVGLLTLAPIGVDELIRQSGATSASVQLALLELEIAGRLHRHAGGRVSLSA
- the plsY gene encoding glycerol-3-phosphate 1-O-acyltransferase PlsY; the encoded protein is MSEILAAILGYLLGSVPFGLLLTRLTGAGDLRSIGSGNIGATNVLRTGRKGLAATTLLLDLTKGLAAVLIARAIWPGSEPFAAVGAVVGHCFPVWLRFRGGKGVATLAGVCFGLAWPIGLAYAVLWLGVLALARISSLGGMTAAVGAPIAALLLGYQAYVPALVVLAVLVVWMHRANIARLRSGTEPRIGAAKP